A DNA window from Danio aesculapii chromosome 14, fDanAes4.1, whole genome shotgun sequence contains the following coding sequences:
- the smad5 gene encoding mothers against decapentaplegic homolog 5 — translation MTSMSSLFSFTSPAVKRLLGWKQGDEEEKWAEKAVDALVKKLKKKKGAMEDLEKALSSPGQPSKCVTIPRSLDGRLQVSHRKGLPHVIYCRVWRWPDLQSHHELKPLEVCEYPFGSKQKEVCINPYHYKRVESPVLPPVLVPRHSEFNPQHSLLVQFRNLSHNEPHMPLNATFPESFQQHSGGSSFPISPNSPYPPSPASSGTYPNSPASSGPSSPFQLPADTPPPAYMPPDEQMGQDGSQSMETGSSLAPQNMPRGDVQPVEYQEPSHWCSIVYYELNNRVGEAYHASSTSVLVDGFTDPSNNKNRFCLGLLSNVNRNSTIENTRRHIGKGVHLYYVGGEVYAECLSDTSIFVQSRNCNYHHGFHPTTVCKIPSGCSLKIFNNQEFAQLLAQSVNHGFEAVYELTKMCTIRMSFVKGWGAEYHRQDVTSTPCWIEVHLHGPLQWLDKVLTQMGSPLNPISSVS, via the exons ATGACCTCCATGTCTAGTCTGTTCTCCTTCACCAGCCCGGCAGTGAAGCGGTTGCTGGGCTGGAAGCAGGGCGATGAGGAGGAAAAATGGGCGGAAAAAGCTGTGGATGCCCTGGTGAAgaaactgaagaagaaaaaaggtGCCATGGAAGACTTGGAAAAGGCCCTCAGTAGTCCTGGGCAGCCCAGCAAATGTGTGACCATCCCCCGGTCGCTGGACGGGCGGCTGCAGGTGTCCCACAGGAAGGGCCTCCCACACGTCATCTACTGCCGCGTGTGGCGCTGGCCTGACCTACAGTCCCATCATGAGCTTAAACCGCTCGAGGTGTGCGAGTATCCATTTGGCTCCAAACAGAAAGAAGTGTGCATCAACCCATATCACTACAAACGAGTTGAAAGTCCAG TACTTCCTCCGGTTCTGGTGCCGCGACACAGCGAGTTCAACCCTCAACACAGTCTGTTGGTGCAGTTTCGCAACCTGAGTCACAACGAGCCTCATATGCCTCTCAACGCCACCTTCCCAGAGTCCTTCCAGCAGCACAGCGGAGGAAGCTCCTTCCCCATCTCTCCAAACTCACCCTACCCTCCGTCTCCCGCCAGCAGTGGCACGTACCCCAACTCTCCTGCAAGCTCTGGGCCATCCAGCCCCTTCCAGCTACCAG CTGATACTCCTCCTCCTGCCTACATGCCTCCAGATGAACAGATGGGGCAAGACGGCTCTCAGTCCATGGAGACTGGTAGCAGCCTGGCTCCTCAGAACATGCCCAGAGGGG ATGTGCAGCCAGTGGAGTATCAGGAGCCCAGTCACTGGTGCTCTATTGTGTACTATGAGCTGAATAATCGTGTGGGAGAGGCTTACCATGCTTCCTCCACCAGCGTACTGGTTGATGGATTCACCGACCCATCCAACAACAAGAACCGGTTCTGCCTGGGCCTTCTCTCTAATGTCAATCGCAACTCCACTATTGAAAACACCCGTCGCCACATCGGCAAAG GTGTTCACCTGTACTATGTTGGAGGAGAGGTGTATGCAGAGTGTTTGAGTGATACCAGCATTTTCGTCCAGAGTCGAAACTGCAACTACCATCATGGCTTCCATCCCACGACTGTCTGCAAAATCCCCAGCGGCTGCAGCCTCAAAATCTTCAACAACCAAGAATTTGCTCAGCTTCTCGCTCAGTCTGTGAACCACGGCTTTGAGGCCGTCTATGAGCTCACCAAGATGTGCACCATCCGCATGAGCTTTGTAAAG ggcTGGGGTGCAGAGTACCACAGACAAGACGTGACGAGCACCCCCTGCTGGATAGAAGTGCATCTCCACGGCCCCCTGCAATGGCTGGATAAAGTTCTAACACAAATGGGTTCCCCTCTGAACCCCATCTCTTCTGTCTCGTAA